In the genome of Paenibacillus pabuli, one region contains:
- a CDS encoding ABC transporter permease: MIQSMFLHTNKLGFRSWVVIWILSVLLLWEGVAWILHLFMSPQQAASRLPYLHEVLTALFRYSGTLAEQGAVTFGNAAIGFAGGALLGLLLALLMSVAVWVERTLSPYVISSQMVPVIGLAPIVYGIIHNAEWARIIMAAYVTFFPIIIHTLKGLQSASPEHLELMRSCGASLPARYIKCLLPSALPGLFSGMKIAAPLAVTSSIVVELMGAPDGLGVLMVSSLYYGSAQIGMFWATIMLSIGIGLISYLAISLAERWLTPWQPEFRAKGGRAA, from the coding sequence GTGATCCAATCCATGTTCCTGCACACCAATAAGCTGGGTTTTCGCTCCTGGGTAGTGATCTGGATATTGTCCGTATTGCTGCTGTGGGAAGGTGTCGCCTGGATTCTCCATTTGTTCATGTCACCCCAACAGGCAGCATCCCGGCTTCCTTATCTTCATGAGGTTCTCACAGCCCTGTTTCGTTACTCAGGCACATTGGCTGAACAGGGGGCCGTAACATTTGGGAATGCAGCAATTGGTTTTGCGGGTGGAGCCTTGTTGGGTCTGCTGCTGGCCCTGCTCATGAGTGTGGCGGTTTGGGTGGAACGCACCCTATCTCCGTATGTCATCTCTTCCCAGATGGTACCCGTAATCGGTCTTGCGCCCATTGTCTATGGCATTATCCATAACGCCGAGTGGGCCCGAATTATAATGGCGGCTTACGTCACGTTCTTCCCGATTATCATTCACACACTCAAAGGATTACAAAGTGCATCGCCAGAGCATTTGGAGCTTATGCGTTCCTGTGGAGCTTCCCTGCCTGCGCGTTATATCAAATGTTTGCTGCCTTCTGCACTACCGGGTCTGTTTTCCGGTATGAAAATAGCTGCTCCACTTGCAGTCACATCCTCCATTGTGGTGGAGCTGATGGGAGCCCCGGATGGACTTGGCGTGCTGATGGTCAGTTCTCTGTATTACGGCAGTGCCCAAATCGGCATGTTCTGGGCAACCATCATGCTCAGCATTGGCATTGGACTCATCTCGTATCTTGCCATCAGCCTCGCTGAGCGCTGGCTAACCCCATGGCAGCCCGAATTCAGGGCCAAGGGAGGGCGTGCTGCATGA
- a CDS encoding ABC transporter permease: MMNERVMVSRKGEEGATVAVSGTASMGESIVDSVRLPTASGLDIHGQQGQAGQRRLVSSVRKRSIGLRLLPWLAGALFLTLWELRLFHQLFSLESYQLPVPTAIAASIRENAAMLFRYAMYSGTEMLGGFLLGSLLGALAAAGASFFPTSGRAAVAVMSALNAVPIVALAPIMNNWFGDGVWSRIAVVAVITMAAMAVSLFKGLTSIQPQYSDLMGGLAASRMQVFVKLRWPHALPSFFAGLKINMSTSIIGAIVGEFFIASQGLGYLLSDQIRLANMPLAWSCIVIAAALGIVLYEVVVLAEKRLIPWNRARTDS; encoded by the coding sequence ATGATGAATGAACGTGTGATGGTAAGCCGCAAGGGTGAGGAGGGTGCGACGGTTGCTGTCTCTGGAACAGCCTCCATGGGGGAATCTATCGTGGATTCGGTTAGGTTGCCAACTGCTTCGGGTTTGGATATTCATGGACAACAGGGACAAGCCGGACAGAGACGGTTGGTCAGCAGCGTTCGCAAAAGATCAATTGGCCTGCGTCTGCTGCCATGGCTCGCCGGAGCCTTATTTCTTACCCTGTGGGAGCTTCGGTTGTTCCATCAGTTATTCTCGCTTGAAAGTTACCAACTGCCTGTGCCAACTGCGATTGCAGCGTCCATTAGAGAAAATGCAGCAATGCTCTTCCGATACGCGATGTACAGCGGAACCGAGATGCTGGGTGGCTTTCTGCTCGGCTCCTTGCTGGGAGCTCTGGCGGCTGCGGGTGCATCCTTTTTCCCAACGAGTGGCAGGGCGGCGGTAGCTGTAATGTCAGCACTGAACGCCGTTCCGATTGTTGCGCTGGCCCCGATTATGAACAACTGGTTTGGGGACGGAGTATGGTCCCGTATTGCTGTCGTGGCTGTAATTACGATGGCTGCCATGGCTGTGAGTTTATTTAAGGGATTGACCTCGATTCAGCCACAATACAGTGATCTGATGGGTGGTCTTGCCGCCAGCAGGATGCAGGTTTTCGTGAAGCTGCGCTGGCCTCATGCGCTGCCCTCCTTCTTCGCAGGTCTTAAAATTAATATGTCGACCAGCATTATTGGTGCCATTGTGGGTGAATTTTTCATCGCCTCCCAGGGGCTGGGCTACTTGCTCTCGGATCAGATCCGACTGGCCAACATGCCGCTTGCCTGGTCCTGTATTGTTATCGCCGCCGCCCTCGGCATTGTGCTGTATGAAGTCGTCGTTCTGGCCGAGAAAAGGCTGATCCCGTGGAATCGTGCACGTACAGATTCGTGA
- a CDS encoding ABC transporter substrate-binding protein gives MYKTLKPGFLVLVLLVVVMLGACSAKSEPSVTPAAASSEGEGGADQPLTKVKIQLKWVPQAQFAGIYAAKEKGFFADEGIDAEIIPGGPDIVIEQQVVNGAADVGITGVDSLLVSRDNGLPLVSLAQISQKSSYRLIAKKSAGITDPAQMKGKKVSTWFGSQQFQVLAFMEKNGLDPKKDIELVKQGFTMDQFFNDQVDVATATIYNEYHVVLESGTKESDLDAFNIEDAGVGMLEDTLIAKKDWVDSNKELAVKVTRAVLKGWNYAIDNQNETVDIVMKNVTDGSTTREHQVTMLEEIAKLIRPEGFTEKQVGSFVDESFTRTADIALKYGLIKKAANLDEALEKSIYEEAVK, from the coding sequence ATGTACAAAACGTTAAAACCGGGTTTTCTGGTATTGGTCCTGTTGGTCGTTGTGATGCTGGGAGCATGCTCTGCGAAGTCAGAGCCGTCTGTCACTCCAGCTGCTGCCAGCTCGGAGGGAGAGGGAGGGGCAGATCAACCCTTAACCAAAGTGAAAATTCAGCTCAAATGGGTACCGCAGGCTCAGTTCGCCGGGATATATGCCGCCAAGGAGAAAGGTTTTTTTGCAGATGAAGGTATTGATGCCGAGATCATTCCGGGTGGCCCGGATATCGTGATCGAACAGCAGGTGGTCAACGGCGCAGCTGATGTGGGCATCACCGGGGTAGACAGTTTGCTGGTCAGCCGGGATAACGGTCTTCCTCTCGTCTCCCTCGCCCAGATTTCGCAGAAGAGCAGTTATCGATTGATTGCCAAGAAGTCCGCAGGTATTACCGATCCCGCCCAGATGAAAGGCAAGAAAGTGAGCACATGGTTCGGCAGCCAGCAGTTTCAGGTTCTCGCTTTTATGGAGAAGAACGGCCTTGATCCAAAGAAGGATATTGAACTGGTGAAGCAGGGCTTCACGATGGATCAGTTCTTTAACGATCAGGTGGATGTCGCCACGGCGACGATCTATAACGAATATCACGTGGTGCTGGAAAGTGGAACGAAAGAGTCCGATCTGGATGCGTTCAATATTGAAGATGCTGGTGTTGGGATGCTGGAGGATACGCTGATTGCCAAGAAGGATTGGGTAGACAGTAATAAAGAGCTGGCGGTCAAAGTGACCCGCGCTGTTCTGAAAGGCTGGAATTATGCCATCGACAATCAGAATGAAACGGTGGATATCGTCATGAAAAACGTAACGGACGGCAGTACGACCCGTGAACATCAGGTGACCATGCTCGAAGAGATTGCGAAGCTGATTCGTCCGGAAGGATTTACGGAGAAACAAGTGGGCAGTTTCGTGGATGAATCGTTTACCCGGACTGCGGATATTGCCCTGAAGTACGGCCTGATCAAGAAAGCCGCCAATCTGGACGAAGCACTGGAGAAAAGCATCTATGAAGAAGCGGTGAAATAA
- a CDS encoding ABC transporter ATP-binding protein has translation MSSIIVPDACHIELDHVSVVFGSGAQQVAALSDVSFQIHSNEFVSLLGPSGCGKSTLLRLVADLLQPTTGSIRVAGEEPERARLQRQFGIVFQTPALFDWRTVRHNVELPLELLGTSRKECRRMSGELLEMVGLTRFADHYPWQLSGGMQQRVSIARALALDPPLLLMDEPFSALDEFTKEKLQLELLDIKRSTGKTFLFVTHSIPEAVFLSDRIIVLSAHPGQVHSIHSVNLPTERDRELRETEAFYRMMTTIRNCFYEERDPIHVPAHQ, from the coding sequence ATGTCCTCTATCATCGTCCCCGACGCCTGCCATATTGAGCTGGATCACGTGTCTGTTGTATTTGGCAGTGGAGCACAACAAGTTGCCGCCCTGTCCGACGTTTCATTTCAAATCCATTCCAATGAATTTGTCTCTCTGCTTGGCCCCTCGGGGTGTGGAAAGTCCACGCTGCTGCGACTCGTAGCGGATTTGCTCCAGCCAACGACAGGCAGCATCCGGGTTGCCGGGGAAGAACCGGAGCGGGCGCGGTTGCAGCGCCAGTTCGGGATTGTCTTCCAGACGCCAGCTCTGTTTGATTGGCGCACGGTACGCCACAATGTGGAGCTTCCACTGGAGCTGCTCGGCACAAGCCGGAAGGAGTGCCGCCGCATGAGTGGTGAACTGCTTGAAATGGTCGGGCTGACCCGTTTCGCTGACCATTATCCATGGCAGCTCAGTGGGGGCATGCAGCAGCGTGTTTCCATCGCACGGGCACTTGCGCTTGATCCGCCATTGCTGCTTATGGATGAACCTTTCTCCGCACTGGATGAATTCACGAAGGAGAAGCTGCAATTGGAGCTGCTTGATATTAAGCGATCTACAGGCAAGACATTCCTTTTTGTCACACACAGTATCCCCGAAGCCGTATTTCTATCTGACCGCATCATCGTCCTCTCCGCACACCCCGGTCAGGTGCACTCCATTCATTCCGTCAACCTGCCTACTGAGCGGGATCGAGAGCTGAGGGAAACCGAAGCCTTTTACCGCATGATGACCACCATCCGCAATTGTTTCTATGAGGAGCGTGATCCAATCCATGTTCCTGCACACCAATAA
- a CDS encoding aspartate aminotransferase family protein — MSSVDQQPQPLGGTKEEWLEKDRKYVWHHISPHNDHPMIAVSGEGSWITDQDGTRYLDAMSGLWCVNVGHGREEIARSAYEQMKALAYVPMTQSHEPAILLAEKLNDWLEGEYRIFFSNSGSDANEVAFKIARQFHHQNGEPTRHKFISRHRAYHGNSMGALGATGQAARKIKYEPLGVGFSHVPPPYCYRCPFGRNKDGCGLECATIYEEVIRWEGPETVAAVIMEPVITGGGMIVPPPEYMGTVQEICARYGVLFIVDEVICGFGRSGQKFGHQNYGVQPDIVTMAKGMTSAYAPLSATAVRADLYDTFREPGPDSHFRHVNTFGGNPVSCRVALANLEILERENLVSRSDELGYLLRDKLEPLLELSVVGDIRTFGFACGVELIEADGSPAHADKVMKVLASCKKDGVLIGKNGDTVPGFANILTISPPFVTTEEELNLIAGSLLAALRCLDAG; from the coding sequence ATGAGCTCAGTGGATCAGCAGCCACAGCCGCTTGGCGGTACGAAGGAAGAATGGCTGGAGAAGGATCGCAAATACGTATGGCATCACATCTCGCCTCATAACGATCATCCGATGATTGCCGTTAGCGGGGAAGGCAGCTGGATCACGGATCAGGATGGCACACGGTATCTGGATGCGATGTCGGGATTGTGGTGTGTGAACGTCGGGCATGGACGCGAGGAGATTGCTCGAAGTGCCTATGAGCAGATGAAAGCTCTCGCGTACGTGCCCATGACTCAGAGCCATGAGCCGGCGATTCTGCTTGCGGAGAAGCTGAACGACTGGTTGGAAGGGGAATATCGCATTTTCTTCTCCAACTCGGGTTCAGATGCCAATGAAGTGGCGTTCAAAATAGCTCGTCAGTTTCATCACCAGAATGGTGAGCCAACTCGGCACAAATTCATCTCCCGTCACCGTGCCTATCACGGCAACTCGATGGGCGCACTGGGCGCTACGGGGCAAGCTGCCCGCAAAATCAAATACGAGCCGCTGGGCGTAGGCTTTTCTCATGTACCGCCTCCTTATTGCTACCGCTGTCCATTTGGACGAAACAAGGATGGATGCGGACTGGAGTGCGCCACCATCTATGAGGAGGTTATTCGTTGGGAAGGGCCGGAGACGGTAGCTGCGGTCATTATGGAACCGGTCATTACAGGGGGCGGCATGATTGTCCCGCCTCCGGAGTACATGGGTACCGTGCAGGAGATTTGTGCGCGGTATGGGGTGCTGTTCATTGTGGATGAGGTCATTTGCGGGTTTGGCCGCTCCGGGCAAAAATTCGGTCATCAGAATTACGGGGTGCAGCCCGACATCGTCACGATGGCAAAGGGCATGACGAGTGCATACGCCCCATTATCGGCGACCGCCGTTCGAGCGGATCTGTATGACACGTTTAGAGAACCCGGACCTGATTCACATTTTCGTCATGTGAATACATTCGGGGGCAATCCTGTATCCTGCCGTGTGGCACTGGCGAATCTCGAAATTTTGGAACGAGAGAATCTCGTCAGTCGTTCCGATGAACTTGGATACCTGCTTCGGGATAAGCTGGAGCCGCTGCTGGAGTTATCGGTGGTTGGAGATATCCGCACATTTGGCTTTGCCTGCGGGGTGGAGCTGATTGAAGCCGATGGCTCGCCTGCTCATGCGGATAAGGTCATGAAAGTGCTGGCAAGCTGCAAAAAGGACGGCGTCCTGATTGGCAAGAACGGCGATACGGTGCCGGGATTTGCGAATATTTTGACCATCTCTCCGCCGTTTGTCACCACCGAGGAAGAATTGAACCTGATCGCTGGCAGCTTGCTGGCTGCACTACGCTGTCTGGATGCAGGGTAG